The following proteins are encoded in a genomic region of Mycoplasma sp. NEAQ87857:
- a CDS encoding signal peptidase II, giving the protein MQNPTLLNKFKLKLINAFKSFINNIKTNWKKILVLYAILLTTFTIFLLIDQLTKEFLFDPNKEWNKNDPSTFKDYKIIGIRSVWHDGVTFIEDANIGLIQTLSIIIVVILLLTPLFSDLDHFNFAILFVMVFGIMMAGDLGNAIDRFRFQKGVKDIFYLPWKDTGTFNFADTSIFFSIGSIITLTIVKVIYEYAIDKKQKN; this is encoded by the coding sequence ATGCAAAACCCTACATTATTAAATAAATTTAAACTCAAATTAATAAATGCTTTTAAATCATTTATTAATAACATCAAAACTAATTGAAAAAAAATATTAGTGCTATATGCAATTTTGCTAACAACTTTTACAATTTTCTTATTAATTGATCAATTAACCAAAGAATTTCTTTTTGATCCAAATAAAGAGTGAAATAAAAATGATCCATCAACTTTTAAAGATTATAAAATTATAGGAATAAGAAGTGTTTGACATGATGGTGTTACATTTATTGAAGATGCTAACATTGGTTTGATTCAAACACTTAGCATTATAATTGTTGTGATATTATTACTAACACCATTATTTTCAGATCTTGATCATTTTAATTTTGCAATTTTATTTGTAATGGTATTTGGTATTATGATGGCTGGTGATTTAGGTAATGCTATTGACCGCTTTAGATTTCAAAAAGGAGTAAAAGATATATTTTATTTACCTTGAAAAGATACAGGAACATTTAATTTTGCTGACACTAGCATTTTCTTTTCAATTGGTTCAATTATTACTTTAACAATTGTTAAAGTAATTTACGAATATGCAATTGATAAAAAGCAAAAAAACTAA
- the ileS gene encoding isoleucine--tRNA ligase, whose product MDYKKTLNMPFTKFDMRANLVTKEPMFRKQWLDNQIYKKVLEKNQNNTSFILHDGPPYANGDLHVGHALNKILKDIVVRYKSLQGYYSPFVAGWDTHGLPIEHKMLVESKINKDELTPYILRKKAAKYALKQVEKQKKQFSTLQLLSDLENIYITLDKNYEAKQLKVFKKMVLDGLVYKGLKPVYWSPSSQSALAEAEVEYQDVVSPSIYVAFNVVDSKTPLINKDDKLIIWTTTPWTLIANAGVAVGEELEYFVVKANNQRYIVASALFEDLKTKLNWENEEVVSTFFGKDIANLATYQTPILKHNAPVVIGHHVSADSGTGLVHIAPLFGEDDFMIGKAHKLEMIMHVDDKGYIFGTNTDFDGIFYDDANKKVSEFLGNNMLCFQRIKHSYPHDWRTHLPIIYRGTPQWFVSIDKIRDQILNQIKNNVTTYPNWAKDRLMQMIENRHDWTISRQRTWGVPLIIFYDKDQNPVIKEAIFDYVINLVEQEGTDIWWAKETDELLPEAYRGLGYTREMDIMDVWFDSGVSSIATNIADGIESPYDLYLEGVDQYRGWFNSSIINSVAYKGVSPYKNLISHGFVLDGKGEKMSKSKGNVISPLEVVSSKGADILRLWAANSEYSNDVHISNQILDQNAEIYRKLRNTIKFLLGNLNNYNYSNVERNGIHLFIQEQLKELKVKVIKAYDDYKFINVIKLINNYVVELSAFYLSVTKDILYVRKEDNTERQMVLANLYEILDFLLIALAPIIPTTAEEAYGFFNKTNKQESIMLESFENKDEIKVNKQVLEQYKEFFDLRDAVNVLIEQEIKNQTIKRSNEVAIEINTTSEFIKSLDLKTLLMVGEVRFGSSNKVWKFESEKCLRCWNHFKPSLIQDDLCPECFEIIQSLPKGE is encoded by the coding sequence ATGGATTATAAAAAAACATTAAATATGCCTTTTACTAAATTCGATATGAGAGCTAATTTAGTAACTAAAGAACCAATGTTTCGTAAACAATGATTAGATAATCAAATTTATAAAAAAGTATTGGAGAAAAATCAAAATAACACATCATTTATTTTACATGATGGTCCCCCTTACGCTAATGGAGATTTACACGTAGGTCATGCTTTAAATAAAATTCTTAAAGATATAGTTGTTAGATATAAATCACTTCAAGGATACTATTCACCTTTTGTTGCGGGATGAGATACTCATGGATTACCTATTGAGCATAAAATGTTAGTTGAATCAAAAATCAACAAAGATGAATTAACCCCATACATCTTAAGAAAAAAAGCTGCAAAATATGCATTAAAACAAGTTGAAAAACAAAAGAAACAATTTAGTACATTGCAATTACTTAGTGATTTAGAAAATATATACATCACTTTAGATAAGAACTATGAAGCAAAACAATTAAAAGTGTTTAAGAAAATGGTGCTTGATGGTTTAGTGTATAAAGGATTAAAACCTGTTTATTGATCACCTAGTAGTCAAAGTGCTTTAGCTGAAGCTGAAGTTGAATATCAAGATGTCGTTAGTCCATCAATTTATGTAGCATTTAATGTTGTTGATTCAAAAACTCCATTAATCAACAAAGATGATAAATTAATTATATGAACCACAACTCCTTGAACATTAATTGCAAATGCAGGAGTTGCTGTAGGAGAAGAATTAGAATACTTTGTAGTAAAAGCTAATAATCAAAGATACATAGTTGCAAGTGCATTATTTGAAGATTTAAAAACTAAATTAAATTGAGAAAATGAAGAAGTTGTATCAACTTTCTTTGGTAAAGATATCGCTAATTTAGCAACTTATCAAACTCCGATTTTAAAACACAATGCTCCTGTTGTAATAGGTCATCATGTTAGTGCTGATAGTGGAACTGGTTTAGTTCATATAGCTCCTTTATTTGGTGAAGATGACTTTATGATTGGAAAAGCTCATAAATTAGAAATGATAATGCACGTTGATGATAAGGGATATATCTTTGGTACAAATACTGATTTTGATGGTATTTTTTATGATGATGCTAACAAAAAAGTTTCAGAGTTTTTAGGTAATAATATGCTTTGTTTCCAAAGAATTAAACACTCATATCCTCATGATTGAAGAACTCATTTACCTATTATTTATCGTGGTACACCTCAATGATTTGTATCTATTGACAAAATTAGAGACCAAATTCTAAATCAAATTAAAAATAATGTAACAACTTATCCAAATTGAGCTAAAGATCGTTTAATGCAAATGATTGAAAATAGACACGATTGAACTATTTCAAGACAAAGAACTTGAGGAGTCCCATTAATTATTTTCTATGATAAAGATCAAAACCCAGTAATTAAAGAAGCAATCTTTGATTATGTAATTAACCTTGTAGAACAAGAAGGTACAGATATTTGATGAGCTAAAGAAACAGATGAATTATTACCTGAAGCTTATAGAGGTTTAGGCTACACTAGAGAAATGGATATTATGGATGTTTGATTTGATTCAGGAGTTTCTTCGATTGCAACAAATATCGCTGATGGAATTGAATCACCATATGATTTATATTTAGAAGGAGTTGATCAATATCGTGGATGATTTAACTCTTCAATTATAAACTCAGTAGCTTATAAAGGTGTAAGTCCATATAAAAACTTAATTTCTCATGGATTTGTTTTAGATGGTAAAGGTGAAAAAATGTCTAAGTCTAAAGGTAATGTGATTAGTCCTTTAGAAGTAGTTTCATCAAAAGGTGCTGATATTTTAAGATTATGAGCTGCAAATAGTGAATACTCAAACGATGTTCATATTTCAAACCAAATCTTAGATCAAAATGCTGAAATTTATCGTAAATTAAGAAACACCATCAAATTCTTATTAGGTAACTTAAATAATTACAACTATTCTAATGTAGAACGTAATGGAATTCATTTATTTATTCAAGAACAATTAAAAGAATTAAAAGTTAAAGTTATTAAAGCGTATGATGATTACAAATTTATTAATGTAATTAAATTAATTAATAACTATGTTGTTGAATTATCAGCCTTTTATTTATCAGTAACTAAAGATATTTTATATGTTCGTAAAGAAGATAATACCGAAAGACAAATGGTATTAGCTAATTTATATGAAATTTTAGATTTCTTATTAATAGCTTTAGCTCCAATTATTCCAACTACCGCTGAAGAAGCATATGGTTTCTTTAATAAAACCAATAAACAAGAATCTATTATGCTTGAATCATTTGAAAATAAAGATGAGATCAAGGTTAACAAACAAGTATTAGAGCAATACAAAGAATTTTTTGATTTAAGAGATGCGGTAAATGTATTAATTGAACAAGAAATTAAAAACCAAACAATTAAACGTAGTAATGAAGTTGCTATTGAAATTAATACAACTAGTGAATTTATTAAATCATTAGATTTGAAAACATTATTAATGGTTGGAGAAGTTCGTTTTGGTTCATCTAACAAAGTTTGAAAATTTGAATCAGAAAAATGCTTACGTTGTTGAAACCATTTCAAACCAAGTTTAATTCAAGATGATTTATGTCCTGAATGTTTTGAAATTATTCAATCATTACCAAAAGGGGAATAA
- a CDS encoding MAG4530 family protein, with product MNTLKQIKTWFLVNVIDKKKNVIIFFVIQSLLSFASLFVLLLEANNLVKYYGFIPKSKYIALIVLISICIFLLVILSWKITGNIIFLTKVVKNDQNPFTSLYYAMIYFKYFKVSRRRRINVLNSFLVTEDPILNKVLDNFKNSNYVLQDSYAITISNKWNYRKSNDLDFVAADGDDKIETLLTNSNHTINDKLFFQGTIDNTKVELIKTKYIPNKYIEDKNCLKVVNNTWLFSSKLVQLIQYLNSSTPNKEKCIQLCNDLNLALSLLDHDQKVKLSNTVVDAITSNLSFWFFINKNLDQLNINNNQEILTKFNELFDLNSMLDYSILFKYLSDILKNKEVKYHFDKVAKTLAKRNDIYNTYLSITNKYDLNLINTTLTFENEDQLNDFYKELKIDKTINLENPFITIYPSSNTSVDIRKVLYAIYFTK from the coding sequence ATGAACACTTTAAAACAAATAAAAACTTGGTTTTTAGTAAATGTTATCGATAAGAAAAAGAATGTAATAATATTTTTTGTTATTCAATCTTTGCTTTCGTTTGCATCTCTATTTGTACTACTTTTAGAAGCTAATAACCTAGTAAAGTATTATGGATTTATACCTAAATCAAAATACATAGCATTAATTGTTTTGATATCTATTTGCATATTCTTATTAGTAATTCTATCTTGGAAAATTACAGGAAATATTATTTTCTTAACTAAAGTTGTTAAAAATGACCAAAACCCATTTACGTCATTATATTATGCAATGATATATTTTAAATATTTTAAAGTTTCAAGAAGAAGAAGAATTAATGTATTAAATTCATTCTTAGTTACAGAAGATCCAATTTTAAATAAAGTTTTGGATAATTTTAAAAATAGTAATTATGTTTTACAAGATAGTTATGCTATAACTATTTCAAATAAGTGAAATTATAGAAAATCAAATGACTTAGATTTTGTAGCAGCTGATGGAGATGACAAAATCGAGACATTGTTAACAAATTCTAATCACACAATTAATGATAAATTATTTTTCCAAGGAACAATTGATAACACTAAAGTTGAATTAATTAAAACTAAATACATTCCTAATAAGTATATAGAAGATAAAAATTGTTTAAAAGTAGTTAATAATACATGATTATTTAGCTCAAAATTAGTGCAATTGATTCAATACTTAAATTCAAGCACTCCTAATAAAGAAAAATGTATACAACTTTGTAACGATTTAAATCTTGCGTTATCTCTTTTAGATCATGATCAAAAAGTAAAGCTTAGCAATACTGTTGTTGATGCTATTACTTCAAACCTTAGTTTTTGATTCTTTATCAATAAAAATCTTGATCAATTAAATATTAATAACAATCAAGAAATATTAACTAAATTTAATGAACTTTTTGATTTAAATTCAATGCTTGATTACTCAATTCTTTTCAAATATCTAAGTGATATTTTAAAAAATAAAGAAGTTAAATATCATTTTGATAAAGTCGCTAAAACTCTTGCAAAAAGAAATGATATTTATAATACTTACTTAAGCATTACTAATAAATATGATTTAAATTTAATCAACACAACTTTAACATTTGAAAATGAAGATCAATTAAATGACTTTTATAAAGAGTTAAAAATTGACAAAACTATTAACCTAGAAAATCCTTTTATTACTATTTACCCTTCATCAAATACTTCTGTTGATATAAGAAAGGTTTTATATGCAATATACTTCACAAAATAA